A genomic segment from Amphiprion ocellaris isolate individual 3 ecotype Okinawa chromosome 17, ASM2253959v1, whole genome shotgun sequence encodes:
- the nfil3 gene encoding nuclear factor interleukin-3-regulated protein → MNGDIMQSVKQEVDSSESYSGEDALVLAVALQGANRDLIGHKISAIPFKTKSTCRRKREFIPEEKKDTLYWERRRKNNEAAKRSREKRRINDMVLENKLMALGKENASLKAELLSLKLKFGLMSSAAYAQEVQKLSRSTSVNFCQEFVPPSISQSSTSRDLEPPHLRSSCISVIKHSPQIPETCTATEGSFTFCRTANVKQEPADNASCAQGRSSPYELYKLCRASTLPGIYTQPASFMQITRSSSNSPRSSDDGAVSKSSDGEDEQQVPKGLVPSVADPRSVIVSTHKVPDTSSSALPHKLRIKSRTIQIKVEAIDPEYEPSGKSSLVSVSEGECYQITQDPSEDMQASHCPLSVQVSNMQNWTHHSEQWHKSSTVTLQGGWKSSN, encoded by the coding sequence ATGAACGGTGATATTATGCAATCAGTCAAGCAGGAGGTAGACTCCAGTGAGTCCTACAGTGGAGAGGATGCTCTGGTTCTGGCTGTGGCCTTACAAGGAGCTAACAGAGACCTGATAGGCCACAAAATCTCTGCAATTCCTTTCAAGACTAAGTCTACATGTCGCAGAAAAAGAGAGTTTATcccagaggagaagaaagacacCCTTTACTGGGAGAGGCGTCGTAAAAACAATGAGGCAGCCAAGCGCTCGAGGGAAAAGCGGCGCATAAACGACATGGTGCTTGAGAACAAGCTGATGGCCCTTGGAAAAGAAAATGCCTCCCTCAAGGCTGAGCTGCTGTCACTGAAGCTGAAGTTTGGCCTGATGAGCTCAGCAGCATATGCCCAAGAAGTCCAGAAGTTATCCAGGTCCACCTCAGTCAACTTCTGTCAGGAGTTTGTTCCTCCCAGTATTAGCCAAAGTTCTACCAGCAGAGATCTGGAGCCTCCTCACCTGCGCAGCAGCTGCATATCAGTCATCAAGCATTCACCTCAAATACCTGAGACGTGCACAGCAACAGAGGGTAGCTTTACTTTCTGCAGGACTGCAAATGTCAAGCAAGAACCAGCAGATAACGCCAGCTGTGCACAAGGAAGGAGTAGTCCTTATGAGCTCTATAAACTCTGCAGGGCCAGCACTTTGCCTGGAATCTACACTCAGCCTGCCTCATTCATGCAGATTACTAGGTCATCCAGTAACTCACCCCGGAGCTCAGATGATGGTGCTGTAAGCAAATCATCAGATGGTGAAGATGAGCAGCAGGTCCCCAAAGGGTTGGTGCCATCTGTTGCTGACCCAAGAAGTGTCATCGTCTCCACACACAAAGTGCCGGATACCTCTTCTTCAGCTTTGCCGCATAAACTGCGGATCAAATCCAGAACTATTCAAATTAAAGTAGAGGCCATTGATCCGGAATACGAGCCCTCTGGAAAGTCCTCTCTTGTCAGTGTTTCAGAGGGAGAATGCTACCAGATCACTCAGGACCCTTCAGAGGACATGCAGGCCTCCCACTGTCCTTTGTCAGTGCAGGTCAGCAATATGCAGAACTGGACCCACCATTCAGAGCAGTGGCATAAAAGCAGCACAGTGACATTGCAGGGTGGCTGGAAGAGTTCAAATTGA